The Ramlibacter algicola genome segment CTGGTGTTCATCGCGATGCCCGGCAGCAGCAGGCCGGACTTGAAGTTCTTGATGCTCTCGGCCTGTTTCTTGATGTTCTCGCGCGAGATGTCGTTGCCGCACTGCTTGAGCACCTGCACCATCAGTTCGGCGGCGAGCACGCCGTAGATGTTGCTGGCGTCGGCCGGGTTGCCGTCGCGGTAGTACTTGCCCATGAAGCCGCGCCACTGCAGCATGGCCGGGTCGTCCTTCCACTGCGGGTCGTTGGCGTCCTTGTAGTACTGCACCGTGATCAGGCCGACCGACTTGTCCAGGCCCGCGGGCGTGAGCACCGAGCCGACCGAGGCGCCGACGTTGTTGATGAACTGCAGCGGCTTCCAGCCCACGTCGGCCACCTTGCGGATCGACTGCGCGGCGAACTTGGGCGTCGTGATGTTGATGAAGGTGTCGGCACCGGACGCCTTGAGCGACAGGATCTGCGAGTCGACCGTGGGATCGGTCACCTCGTAGGTCTGCTCGGCGACGATCATCTTGGCCTTGTCGCCCGTGAGCACGCGCTTGACGCCGGCCAGCACGTCCTTGCCGTAGTCGTCGTTCTGGTAAAGGATCGCGATCTTCGCGTTCGGCTTTTCCTTGAGGATGTAGCGCGCGTAGATCTCGCCCTCGGTCTGGTAGCTCAGGTTGAAGCCGAAGGTCCAGGGGAAGCCTTTCGGGTCGTTCCACTTGGTGGCGCCAGTGGCGACGAACAGGTGCGGCACCTTCTTGGCGTTGACGTACTTGTGGATCGCCGAGTTGCTGGGCGTGCCCAGCGTCTGGAACAGCGCCAGCACCTCGTCCTGCTCGACCAGCTTGCGCACCTGCTCGACGGCTTTCGGCGGCGAGTAGCCGTCGTCGACGGACAGCAGGTTGACCATGCGGCCGTTGATCCCGCCGTTGTCGTTGACCATCTTGAAGTAGGCCTGCTGCACCTTGCCGATGGTGCCGTAGGCGCTGGCCGGGCCGCTGTACGGCATGGTCTGGCCCAGCTTGATCTCGCCCTTGGACTGCGCGAACACGAGCGACGGCAGGGCGCTGCTGGCGGCGGCGCCGATCAGGACCGAGCGGCGGGAAATGCGGTTGCGTGTCATCGATCTCTCCTTCAGTGGGAACGGCGGCGGGTGTCCCACCGGTGGCGCAGCAGGCGGACGAGGCCCGCGACGCCGGTGGGCATGAGGTACATGAGGCCGATCAGGAACACGCCGTAGAGGGCCCACGGCGCGGCCTTGGAGATCTGGTCGGCGATGTTGGGAATGAACTGGATGAACAGCGCGCCGTAGAACGCGCCGGAAATCGAGGCCAGCCCGCCCACGACCACGCCGACCAGCAGCGTGATGGACAGGAAGATGGCGAACGAATCGGGCGACGCGAACTGCACCGCGATGGCCGACAGCGCGCCGGCGATGCCGGTGTACAGCGCCGACACGCCGAAGGTGGTGGACTTGTACAGCGCGGTGTTGATGCCCATGGCCTTGGCTGCCGTCGGCTGGTCACGGATGGCGACCAGCGCGCGGCCGACGCGGCCGCGCAGCAGGTTCCAGCCGGCCACGAAGAGCACGACGACCCAGAACAGCGTGAAGAAGTACAGCCACTGGTCCTGCGACAACGGGACGCCTTCCGGCGCATCGGGCTTGACGATCACCACGCCCATCGCGCCGCCGGTCCAGTGCTCGAAGGCCTTGTACTTGAGGATCTGCGGCATGGCGACGCCGAGCGCGAACGTCGCGAGCGCGAGGTACAGCCCTTCGAGCCGCAACGCCGGCAGCCCGAACAGGAAACCCGCGACGAAGCACACGAGCCCCGCGACGGGAATGGTCGCCCAGTACGGCCACCCGGCCTTGTCCATCAGGATCGCCGCGGCGTAGGCGCCGATGGCGAAGAACGCGCCGTGGCCCAGCGAGATCTGGCCGTTGTAGCCGGTGAGCATGTTCAGCCCGAGGATGGCGATCGCATACGCGAGCGCCAGCGTGAGCTGGAACACGCGGTAGTTGCCCAGCACGAAGGGCAGCACGCACGCCACCACCAGCAGCACGGCCAGGCCGATCCACTGCTTGCGGCCCAGCGCCTGGCGCGGCTTGGAGGCAGGTTGGTCGAGGACGGCAGCCATGCGTCAGACCCTCGCCACGTGGACTTGGCCGAACAGTCCCGAAGGCCGCACGACCAGCACCGCCACGATGATCACCAGCGCGACGGACAGCTTCAGCTCGGTGCCGAGCACCATGCCCACCAGGTTCTCCAGCACGCCGACCAGGAAGCCGCCGAGCACCGCGCCGCCGGGGCTGTCGATGCCGCCCAGCAGCGCTCCCGCAAACGCATAGAGCAGGATGCCGCCCATCATGTTCGGCTCCAGGAACACGATCGGCGCCACCATCATCCCGGCGACGGCGCCGATGGCCGACGCCAGCCCCCAGCCGAGCGCGAGCATCCAGCCCACGCGCACGCCGACCAGCCGCGACGACACCGGGTTCTGCGCCGCGGCGCGCATCGCGAGGCCCAGCGGCGTGAAGCGGAAGAACACGAACACCAGCACCAGCACGCCCAGCGTCACCAGCATCGAGCCCAGCTCATGCCCCGACAGCAGGCCGCCGGCGACCAGATCGGACGGGAACGGGCTCGGGAACGGCTTGATGGTGTACGAGTAGATCCAGCCGGCCAGGCTGTTGAAGATCACCAGCAGGCCGATGAAGACGATCACCACCGACAGCACCGAGCCGTTTTCCACCGGCCGCACGACCACGCGCTCGATCACGACGCCGGCGGCGAACGCGATCAGCACCGTGAGCGCGAACGCAACCCAGTACGGCAGGCCGGACTGCATCAGGGTCCACGACAGGTAGGTCGCGAACATCGCGAGCTCGCCCTGCGCGAAGTTCACCAGGTGCGTGGCCTGGTAGATCATGACCAGCGCGAGCGCGACGCTCGCGTAGATGCCGCCGGTCGCGAGGCCGGAGAGCACCTGGTGCAGCAACAGGTCCAAGGGCGCGGCTCCTTCAGTAACCCAGGTACGAGCGGCGGATCGACTCGTCGTTGCGGATGGACTCGGCGCTGCCGGAGATGACCACCCGGCCGGTCTCCAGCAGGTAGGCGTGGTCGGCCAGCTTGAGCGCGAGCGCGGCGTTCTGCTCCACCAGCAGCATGCTGGTGCGCTGCGACTTGTTGATCTCGCCGAAGATCTCGAACAGCTCCTGCACGATGCGGGGCGCCAGGCCGAACGACGGCTCGTCCAGCAAGAGCAGCCTGGGGCGCAGCATCAGCGCGCGCGACACCGCCAGCATCTGCTGCTCGCCGCCCGAGAGCGTGCCGGCCTGCTGCTTGAGCCGCTCTCGCAAGCGCGGGAACCACTGCAGCAGCCGCTCGCGGTCCTCGCCCACCTGCTCCTTGTCCTTGCGCGTGTACGCGCCCAGCCGCAGGTTCTCGTCCACCGTGAGGTTCATGAACGTGCCGCGGCCATCGGGCACGTGCGCGACGCCGGCGCGCACGATGGCCTCGGTGGCCTTGCCGTCGATTCGCTCGCCGCCCAGCCACACCTCGCCTTGCGTGCGCACCATCGCGCACACCGCGCGCAGCGTGGTGGTCTTGCCGGCGCCGTTGGCGCCCAGGATGGTGGTGATGCCGCCTTCGCGCACCTCGAAGTCGATGCCGTGCAGCACGCGCGTCGGCCCGTACTGCGCATGCAGCCCCTTCACTTGCAGCAAGGGAGTGCTCATGCTTCGGCCCCCAGATAGGCGCGCACGACGTCCGGGTGCGCCTGCACCTCCGCGGGCGTGCCGTCGGCGATCTTGCGGCCGAAGTCGAGGGCGACGACCTGGTCGGAGACGCGCATCACGAGATTCATGTGGTGCTCGACCAGCAGGATGGTCAGGCGCAGTTCGGACTGGATGCGGCGCAGCAGCTGCCGCAGGCCGTCGACCTCTTCGTGGTTCAGGCCGCCGGCGGGTTCGTCGAGCAGCAGCAGCTTGGGCTCGCTCATCAGGGCCCGCGCGAACTCGACGCGCTTGGCGGTGCCGAACGGCAGGTCGGACACGGGGCGCTGCGCGACGTCCTGCAGGTCCAGCAGGGCCATCAGGCGCTCGGCCTGGTCGGACAGCCGGTGCTCCTCGCGCCGCACGGCGGGCAGGCGCAGCGCGTTGGCCAGGAAGCCGCTGCCGGTGCGGCAATGGCCGCCCACCATCACGTTGTCGCGCACGCTCATCGTGCGGAACAGCGCCAGGTTCTGGAACGTGCGCCCGATGCCCAACGCGGCGATGCGGTGCGCCGGCGACTGCTCCAGCGGCGTGCCTTCGAACAGGATGCTGCCTTCGGTGGGCACGTACAGGCGCGACAGGCAATTGAACAGCGTGGTCTTGCCCGCGCCGTTGGGACCGATGAGGCCGGTGATGGCGCCGCGCGCGATGGCGAACGACACGCCGTCCAGCGCGGTGATGCCGCCGAAGCGGACGGTCACGCCGCGCACGTCGAGCAGGGGCAGGGAAGGATCTTGGACGGCCATCGCGTGGATGGCGCTTTATCGCCGCGCGGCGCGTCGCGCGAACTTGGGACTTACCCGGCGGGGGGTCGCACGCGCGACGACTCAGCCGACCGCCGCGAGCAGCCAGGACGCCACCGCAGCGGGCATCCAGCGCACGTGCGTGGGCCAGGGACCCGAGGGAAATCCCACGTGCCCGCCCTGGATGGGTTGCCACAAATGCACTTGCGGGCCGACCTCGTCCTCGCGGGGCAGGCTCGAGGCCGGCACGAATGGATCGTTGCGCGC includes the following:
- a CDS encoding ABC transporter substrate-binding protein, with product MTRNRISRRSVLIGAAASSALPSLVFAQSKGEIKLGQTMPYSGPASAYGTIGKVQQAYFKMVNDNGGINGRMVNLLSVDDGYSPPKAVEQVRKLVEQDEVLALFQTLGTPSNSAIHKYVNAKKVPHLFVATGATKWNDPKGFPWTFGFNLSYQTEGEIYARYILKEKPNAKIAILYQNDDYGKDVLAGVKRVLTGDKAKMIVAEQTYEVTDPTVDSQILSLKASGADTFINITTPKFAAQSIRKVADVGWKPLQFINNVGASVGSVLTPAGLDKSVGLITVQYYKDANDPQWKDDPAMLQWRGFMGKYYRDGNPADASNIYGVLAAELMVQVLKQCGNDISRENIKKQAESIKNFKSGLLLPGIAMNTSPSDHAPVDQAQLSKFDGKQWQLFGSVLGGQG
- a CDS encoding branched-chain amino acid ABC transporter permease, with translation MAAVLDQPASKPRQALGRKQWIGLAVLLVVACVLPFVLGNYRVFQLTLALAYAIAILGLNMLTGYNGQISLGHGAFFAIGAYAAAILMDKAGWPYWATIPVAGLVCFVAGFLFGLPALRLEGLYLALATFALGVAMPQILKYKAFEHWTGGAMGVVIVKPDAPEGVPLSQDQWLYFFTLFWVVVLFVAGWNLLRGRVGRALVAIRDQPTAAKAMGINTALYKSTTFGVSALYTGIAGALSAIAVQFASPDSFAIFLSITLLVGVVVGGLASISGAFYGALFIQFIPNIADQISKAAPWALYGVFLIGLMYLMPTGVAGLVRLLRHRWDTRRRSH
- a CDS encoding branched-chain amino acid ABC transporter permease; this translates as MDLLLHQVLSGLATGGIYASVALALVMIYQATHLVNFAQGELAMFATYLSWTLMQSGLPYWVAFALTVLIAFAAGVVIERVVVRPVENGSVLSVVIVFIGLLVIFNSLAGWIYSYTIKPFPSPFPSDLVAGGLLSGHELGSMLVTLGVLVLVFVFFRFTPLGLAMRAAAQNPVSSRLVGVRVGWMLALGWGLASAIGAVAGMMVAPIVFLEPNMMGGILLYAFAGALLGGIDSPGGAVLGGFLVGVLENLVGMVLGTELKLSVALVIIVAVLVVRPSGLFGQVHVARV
- a CDS encoding ABC transporter ATP-binding protein; this translates as MSTPLLQVKGLHAQYGPTRVLHGIDFEVREGGITTILGANGAGKTTTLRAVCAMVRTQGEVWLGGERIDGKATEAIVRAGVAHVPDGRGTFMNLTVDENLRLGAYTRKDKEQVGEDRERLLQWFPRLRERLKQQAGTLSGGEQQMLAVSRALMLRPRLLLLDEPSFGLAPRIVQELFEIFGEINKSQRTSMLLVEQNAALALKLADHAYLLETGRVVISGSAESIRNDESIRRSYLGY
- a CDS encoding ABC transporter ATP-binding protein, with product MAVQDPSLPLLDVRGVTVRFGGITALDGVSFAIARGAITGLIGPNGAGKTTLFNCLSRLYVPTEGSILFEGTPLEQSPAHRIAALGIGRTFQNLALFRTMSVRDNVMVGGHCRTGSGFLANALRLPAVRREEHRLSDQAERLMALLDLQDVAQRPVSDLPFGTAKRVEFARALMSEPKLLLLDEPAGGLNHEEVDGLRQLLRRIQSELRLTILLVEHHMNLVMRVSDQVVALDFGRKIADGTPAEVQAHPDVVRAYLGAEA